The Acidobacteriota bacterium genome includes a region encoding these proteins:
- a CDS encoding DUF6531 domain-containing protein has protein sequence MAIPANSSGYSLPVLRAQARLVVLCILTAAMGTAAAQVGEVRGVRLDDAQTLAWDAEAGAAGYHVYRGDAAGLPGSYGACRTGSVQGTSTPVPDVPSPGAAFTYLVSGFDADGEGGLGAGEAGDRLPDTACIPARKIFPPTSNGVAADGVEDGALARQNADVVVRGWDPQRKAVVAGVVASTGELIVTDVDLFVPGRGLDWGMFRTYRSQVEWDGPLGHGWFFADSVHLRDGGGGDVLLCDGGGRCETFTSGPTGFISPPGEFGVLHAKADGSYALREPDGTVLRFHPIDGTSTQGDIETRENSSGGRISYLYDHQGLLTTVVDSLGREIRYEYDTNGRIVAVTDFGGRRVEYGYDGEGNLTSVRSPVVTGTPNGNDFLAGKTTTYSYTTGFADARLNHNLRTITDPLGQVWLSNTYSSDPDDVPAGSLTFDRVVLQDVGGTGASGVPAGGAVSFSYEPLNPGADPDLTDLERRRARITDPNGNQEEHVHNARGHELTHVLHTRGVRPGDPPTFTTEMRYNEEGLLLQTDLPVGGSILRTYDSAGSDRYRQGNLLEVRLVADPVRGDGHGGDQSDLVETFTYEPVYNQVATHVDARGNDPTYRPQNGGSWSAARYTTTWRYDYQEGDPAVTGLDAYLSEWGISLGATETALGDLNGDGRTDQIAGHAVRLDEPVVQLDPKSNQAGLEGDAQQEVVTLWRHNDLGQLVAEIDPVGVEISLVYYPESDPDGDGNPTPPPPDGRVLDALDGGFLHTESRDGTQLESRRYDTLGHLTDVIDGRGVLTRQIYNSLDQLVEVRRGAATADKSGPDGDPATGFGESGLTAPSYKVRFEYDAADNLVRRQMEDRGDTRGFGGWIDTSWTYDILDRPVEMVRSSVPGATLSFQLRYDGNGNRSRLIFPEGNEVQWEWDERDLLYRSIEGAGSADAATTTFDYDGNGSLVRTTDPLGEVVEFEYDGIDRAVRWIDEVGGAAEFFYDPASNMVRQLVQGAVGGASPTDRSGSANVTLSDTQMLYDELGRRIGVDRLLGMPAGAVTGRPVETAEGALVPGDGMVNAILEYDAASRLTFVTSDLGPGDKWTFEYDGLDRLTRRVSPDGSSRSMTYDEADNLIELEETELNSSTGTPQVFLTTYFYDALSRKTMSADNLGRAWRREYDSLDDLTLETDPLGPAGMETIQRRSPAHAGESVPINGHGNVTRYAYDGLGRRTSWTQVLTASGMGDGTTSPAPDTSNPHNPGGEINRWFAYDGNSRLVSSTDPRGNVTSFEYDALDRRIRTTYSDATTEEFLFDRAGNLLQRTDPIGSVLAYTYDNAHRPTLLSITRGAGVEGTTLQTFEYDGLDRLTRAVDNNEETNPDDDAELLLHYDLLGRIVEEQQRLSGLGTFGAIDYAYQADDLVTALTYPSGRRVSYGHDAAGRLVSVTDAGSSGGQVDFTYVGMERVVSRSAGSSLTTDVTYDGVRRVVSLTQSSGGTVLAGFDYDYDGAGRVISERWNHDASGSDRRGVDYGYDSAGRMTSSTEALFDVAGMPVGVPDDEQEFTLDAAGSFPEMARNGVSFGATPNNLNLYDENQCCGTSSDDGMPDDFLDDLSTPGADGRNLAHDASGSQTKTGDMQLFYDALGRPVRVARLSDGMNVARYRYDALNRLMLRTIVNPGVANDQYLRYYSGSSVIEVQDEKEQLRRQVAVTLRGTALWQLREFGGGMPPAEHLLLDAGDSTRALVTAAGTVLERMTYDAGGVPVFRDAANAAKVDAVGLLLDESDFGVSELLRGLDYLPELGSRASSHDGDWGGAYISGGSLYDPNQGRSVNSLALLRGIEKSDIRRGMKFSIGGGGGSSLRMNKAELVDAMASGSNARVGRNPQTGASLRIRAKAVAKFKAGKALADTVKRAAGGGGGHVTVLKAKAVAKFKAGAALAHAVNIAAGGGAGGGGGGHLTLLELADGRHHGHVTVLKSADGR, from the coding sequence ATGGCGATCCCGGCGAACTCCAGTGGATACTCCCTTCCGGTTCTGCGAGCCCAGGCGCGGCTCGTGGTCCTCTGCATCCTGACTGCGGCGATGGGGACCGCTGCGGCCCAGGTGGGGGAGGTGAGGGGGGTCCGCCTCGACGATGCTCAGACTCTCGCCTGGGATGCGGAGGCGGGGGCCGCCGGCTACCACGTCTACCGGGGCGACGCCGCGGGACTTCCCGGCAGCTACGGCGCGTGCCGTACCGGCTCGGTGCAGGGGACCTCGACCCCGGTGCCGGATGTTCCCTCTCCCGGGGCAGCCTTCACCTACCTGGTCTCTGGTTTCGATGCGGACGGAGAAGGGGGCCTGGGTGCCGGGGAGGCCGGCGACCGTCTGCCGGATACCGCCTGCATTCCCGCGCGAAAGATCTTCCCTCCGACCTCCAACGGCGTTGCGGCCGATGGCGTCGAGGACGGGGCTCTGGCCCGTCAGAACGCCGACGTTGTGGTCAGGGGCTGGGATCCGCAGAGGAAGGCCGTCGTCGCCGGTGTGGTCGCCTCCACGGGTGAGCTGATCGTCACGGATGTCGATCTCTTCGTCCCGGGACGAGGGCTAGACTGGGGAATGTTCCGGACCTATCGCAGCCAGGTGGAGTGGGACGGGCCCCTCGGCCACGGCTGGTTCTTCGCCGACAGCGTCCACCTGCGGGATGGCGGAGGCGGCGACGTGCTGCTCTGCGACGGCGGCGGCCGCTGCGAGACCTTCACCTCCGGTCCGACCGGTTTCATCTCACCTCCCGGGGAGTTCGGCGTGCTGCACGCCAAGGCGGACGGCAGCTACGCCCTGCGGGAGCCCGATGGCACCGTCCTTCGTTTTCACCCTATCGATGGGACCAGCACCCAGGGTGATATCGAGACCAGGGAGAACTCCTCCGGAGGACGGATCAGCTACCTCTACGACCACCAGGGCCTGTTGACGACCGTCGTCGATTCGCTCGGACGGGAGATTCGTTACGAGTACGACACCAACGGACGTATCGTCGCGGTCACCGATTTCGGTGGCCGCCGTGTCGAGTACGGCTACGACGGCGAGGGCAACCTGACCTCCGTACGCTCTCCCGTCGTCACCGGAACTCCCAACGGCAACGACTTCCTCGCAGGAAAGACGACGACCTACAGCTACACCACGGGTTTTGCCGATGCGAGGCTCAACCACAACCTGCGAACGATCACCGACCCTCTCGGGCAGGTCTGGTTGAGCAACACCTACTCCTCCGACCCCGACGACGTACCCGCCGGCAGCCTGACCTTCGACCGTGTGGTCCTCCAGGACGTGGGGGGGACGGGGGCCTCCGGGGTGCCCGCAGGGGGCGCGGTGAGCTTCAGCTACGAGCCGTTGAACCCCGGGGCCGATCCCGATCTCACGGATCTCGAGCGCCGGCGTGCGCGGATCACCGATCCCAACGGCAACCAGGAGGAGCATGTCCACAACGCGCGGGGCCACGAGCTGACCCACGTCCTGCATACCCGGGGGGTTCGGCCGGGTGATCCGCCGACCTTTACGACCGAGATGCGGTACAACGAAGAGGGTCTCCTGCTCCAGACCGATCTTCCGGTGGGCGGCAGCATCCTGCGGACCTACGACTCGGCGGGGAGCGACCGCTACCGCCAGGGTAACCTGCTCGAGGTGCGTCTCGTGGCGGATCCCGTGCGTGGCGACGGCCACGGCGGGGATCAGTCCGACCTGGTCGAGACCTTCACCTACGAGCCGGTCTACAACCAGGTGGCGACCCACGTCGATGCGAGGGGCAACGACCCGACTTACAGGCCCCAGAACGGAGGCTCGTGGTCGGCGGCGCGCTACACGACCACCTGGCGCTACGACTACCAGGAGGGTGATCCCGCGGTCACCGGACTCGACGCCTACCTCTCGGAGTGGGGCATCTCTCTCGGCGCCACCGAGACCGCTCTCGGGGATCTCAACGGCGACGGCCGCACGGACCAGATCGCCGGCCACGCCGTCCGCCTCGACGAACCGGTGGTGCAGCTCGATCCGAAGAGCAACCAGGCGGGACTCGAGGGCGACGCCCAGCAGGAGGTCGTCACGCTGTGGCGGCACAACGACCTCGGCCAGCTCGTCGCGGAGATCGACCCGGTGGGGGTGGAGATCAGCCTGGTCTACTACCCCGAGAGCGATCCGGATGGCGATGGCAACCCGACGCCTCCTCCCCCCGACGGCCGGGTTCTCGACGCCCTCGACGGTGGCTTCCTGCACACCGAAAGCCGCGACGGCACACAGCTGGAGAGCCGCCGGTACGACACGCTCGGCCACCTGACCGACGTCATCGATGGTCGCGGCGTGCTCACCAGGCAGATCTACAACTCACTCGACCAGCTGGTCGAGGTGCGCCGAGGTGCGGCGACCGCCGACAAGTCCGGCCCCGACGGCGATCCTGCGACCGGTTTCGGCGAGAGCGGGCTGACCGCCCCGTCCTACAAGGTCCGCTTCGAATACGACGCCGCCGACAACCTCGTCCGCCGGCAGATGGAGGACCGGGGGGACACGCGCGGGTTCGGTGGCTGGATCGACACGAGCTGGACCTACGACATCCTCGACCGCCCCGTGGAGATGGTGCGCTCTTCCGTTCCCGGTGCGACTCTCTCGTTTCAGCTTCGCTACGACGGCAACGGCAACCGCAGCCGGTTGATCTTCCCAGAGGGGAACGAGGTCCAGTGGGAGTGGGACGAGCGCGACCTGCTCTATCGCTCCATCGAGGGGGCGGGCAGCGCCGACGCCGCGACGACGACCTTCGACTACGACGGCAACGGCAGCCTCGTGCGCACGACGGATCCTCTCGGTGAGGTGGTGGAGTTCGAATACGACGGCATCGACCGTGCGGTACGGTGGATCGACGAGGTCGGCGGCGCGGCGGAGTTCTTCTACGATCCGGCGTCCAACATGGTCCGCCAGTTGGTCCAGGGCGCCGTGGGCGGCGCCAGTCCGACCGACCGCTCCGGCTCGGCCAATGTCACTCTCTCCGATACCCAGATGCTCTACGACGAGCTGGGCCGGCGGATCGGCGTCGACCGCCTGCTCGGCATGCCGGCCGGCGCCGTTACCGGGCGGCCGGTCGAGACGGCCGAGGGGGCCCTCGTTCCCGGGGACGGCATGGTCAACGCGATCCTCGAGTACGATGCCGCCTCTCGGCTGACCTTCGTCACCTCCGATCTGGGGCCCGGCGACAAGTGGACCTTCGAGTACGACGGCCTCGACCGTCTCACCCGGCGGGTTTCGCCGGATGGAAGCTCCCGGTCGATGACCTACGACGAGGCGGACAACCTGATCGAGCTGGAAGAGACGGAGCTGAATTCATCGACCGGTACGCCGCAGGTGTTCCTGACGACCTATTTCTACGACGCTCTCTCCCGCAAGACGATGAGCGCCGACAACCTCGGTCGCGCCTGGCGCCGGGAGTACGACTCCCTCGACGATCTGACCCTCGAGACCGATCCTCTCGGGCCGGCGGGGATGGAGACGATCCAGCGCCGCTCGCCGGCTCACGCTGGAGAATCGGTGCCGATCAACGGTCACGGCAACGTGACCCGGTACGCCTACGACGGCCTCGGTCGGCGGACTTCGTGGACCCAGGTTCTCACCGCCTCCGGCATGGGTGACGGTACGACCTCTCCCGCGCCGGATACGAGCAACCCTCACAACCCCGGGGGGGAGATCAATCGCTGGTTCGCCTACGACGGAAACTCCCGCCTGGTCAGCTCCACCGACCCCCGGGGCAACGTCACCAGCTTCGAGTACGACGCTCTCGATCGCCGCATCCGGACGACCTACTCCGACGCGACCACCGAAGAATTCCTCTTCGACCGGGCGGGCAACCTGCTGCAGCGTACCGACCCCATCGGCTCGGTCCTGGCCTACACCTACGACAACGCCCACCGGCCGACCCTGCTCAGCATCACCCGCGGTGCGGGGGTGGAGGGCACGACCCTGCAGACCTTCGAGTACGACGGCCTCGATCGCCTGACTCGCGCAGTGGACAACAACGAGGAGACCAACCCCGACGACGACGCCGAGCTGCTGCTGCACTATGATCTGCTCGGCCGGATCGTCGAGGAGCAGCAGCGGCTTTCGGGGCTGGGGACCTTCGGAGCCATCGACTACGCCTACCAGGCCGACGACCTGGTCACCGCCCTGACCTACCCTTCGGGCCGCCGGGTCAGCTACGGTCACGACGCGGCGGGACGCCTCGTCTCGGTCACCGATGCCGGCTCCTCCGGTGGACAGGTGGACTTCACCTATGTGGGGATGGAACGGGTCGTCTCCCGCAGTGCGGGAAGCTCGCTCACCACCGACGTGACCTACGACGGCGTGCGGCGCGTCGTCTCCCTGACCCAGTCCTCCGGCGGGACTGTGCTTGCCGGCTTCGACTACGACTACGACGGCGCGGGTCGCGTCATCTCGGAGAGGTGGAACCACGATGCGAGCGGGAGCGATCGCCGGGGCGTGGACTACGGCTACGATTCGGCGGGGCGCATGACCTCTTCCACCGAGGCTCTCTTCGATGTGGCGGGGATGCCGGTGGGGGTCCCCGACGACGAGCAGGAGTTCACCCTCGATGCGGCGGGTAGCTTCCCCGAGATGGCGCGCAACGGCGTGAGTTTCGGGGCGACGCCCAACAACCTCAACCTCTATGACGAGAACCAGTGCTGCGGAACCTCCAGCGACGACGGGATGCCGGACGATTTCCTGGACGATCTCTCCACGCCGGGTGCGGACGGCAGGAATCTGGCCCATGACGCGTCGGGCAGCCAGACCAAGACGGGTGATATGCAGCTCTTCTACGATGCCCTGGGACGTCCGGTGCGTGTAGCCAGGCTCTCCGATGGTATGAACGTGGCGCGCTATCGCTACGATGCCCTCAATCGCCTGATGCTGAGGACGATCGTCAATCCCGGAGTGGCCAACGACCAGTACCTTCGCTACTACTCGGGAAGCAGCGTGATCGAGGTCCAGGACGAGAAGGAACAGCTCCGGCGCCAGGTCGCCGTCACGCTGCGGGGCACTGCTTTGTGGCAGCTCCGGGAGTTCGGTGGCGGTATGCCTCCGGCCGAGCACCTGCTCCTCGATGCGGGGGACAGCACGCGGGCGCTGGTCACCGCCGCCGGCACGGTGCTCGAGCGGATGACCTACGATGCCGGGGGCGTACCCGTCTTCCGTGATGCCGCGAACGCGGCCAAGGTCGATGCTGTCGGTCTGCTGCTCGATGAGAGCGATTTTGGAGTGAGCGAGCTGTTGCGGGGGCTCGACTACCTGCCGGAGCTGGGCAGCCGCGCCTCGAGCCACGACGGAGATTGGGGCGGCGCCTACATCTCTGGTGGATCGCTCTACGATCCCAACCAGGGCCGTTCCGTCAACTCCCTCGCCCTCCTGCGGGGCATCGAGAAGAGCGACATCCGCAGGGGAATGAAGTTCTCGATCGGGGGCGGGGGCGGAAGCTCGCTGAGGATGAACAAGGCGGAGCTGGTCGACGCGATGGCCAGTGGATCGAACGCCCGCGTCGGCCGCAACCCCCAGACCGGCGCGTCACTCCGGATCAGGGCCAAGGCGGTCGCCAAGTTCAAGGCCGGAAAGGCTCTCGCTGATACGGTGAAGAGGGCCGCCGGCGGTGGCGGTGGCCATGTGACGGTGTTGAAGGCCAAGGCGGTTGCCAAGTTCAAGGCCGGTGCGGCTCTCGCCCATGCGGTGAATATCGCCGCCGGCGGTGGTGCCGGTGGTGGTGGCGGCGGTCATCTGACGCTGCTCGAGCTGGCGGACGGGCGCCACCACGGGCACGTGACAGTGCTCAAGTCGGCGGACGGGCGCCA
- a CDS encoding outer membrane beta-barrel protein — protein sequence MEIRYLGENPPLRQLEAGKWTRGFATLGLIVPAAALAQDGPICHVGVGVGSVSNDDFVDANDDGSLSNINSDTSDTGWQVMFGYRFNPNFALEGSYTDLGETGFTAVSESGDSWAEGAVGTRFESDGWMVSALGFLPVSERWTLFARLGILGWETTETFTEPSGTSVDRNSGTDAVYGVGAEYDPGNRNDIVLRAEVGKTKVDDDGDSVTAVTAAVLYEF from the coding sequence ACCCACCTCTACGCCAGCTCGAGGCGGGAAAGTGGACGCGTGGTTTTGCAACGCTGGGGTTGATCGTGCCGGCGGCGGCGCTGGCCCAGGATGGGCCGATCTGCCACGTCGGAGTTGGTGTGGGCAGCGTCTCCAACGACGACTTTGTCGATGCCAACGACGACGGTTCGTTGAGCAACATCAACTCCGACACCTCGGACACGGGGTGGCAGGTGATGTTCGGTTACCGGTTCAACCCGAACTTCGCCCTCGAAGGCAGCTACACCGATCTCGGTGAGACCGGTTTCACCGCTGTTTCCGAGAGTGGCGACTCATGGGCGGAGGGCGCGGTGGGAACCCGCTTCGAGAGCGACGGCTGGATGGTATCGGCGCTCGGGTTCCTGCCCGTCAGCGAGCGCTGGACGCTCTTCGCCCGACTCGGGATTCTCGGCTGGGAGACGACCGAGACCTTCACCGAGCCTTCCGGAACCTCCGTCGACAGGAACAGCGGGACCGACGCGGTCTACGGTGTCGGCGCCGAGTACGACCCGGGCAACCGGAACGACATCGTGCTGCGCGCCGAAGTGGGCAAGACCAAGGTCGATGACGACGGCGACTCCGTGACCGCGGTCACGGCCGCCGTGCTCTACGAGTTCTGA